Within the Eucalyptus grandis isolate ANBG69807.140 chromosome 1, ASM1654582v1, whole genome shotgun sequence genome, the region CAATCACTTTTGAAGCTAGCTTTAGAGCGTATCATGTGATATTTTTTGCCTTCCAAGTTTCTGAATGGCCCTTTCTAGTTTGACTTGGCAATAATTGAGTTGTCTTCGACACTGATCGGTTTCAATATGTCTTCACAGGGGCTAAGTTTCACTGCAACTATAGTGAAAAATAATGATCAAGAGGACTCCACTTAAACAATCTTTTAGTATACACATCTCTGTCCCCGACTTTTTGCTGATTAATTACGTTTATGTAACTCAATTATGTATTGTTGCTAAGTTATAGAGTCAAGGAAGATTCAACTTGCATTTTATAAGAGAAACAGGATTAGTTTATACCTTTCCTGTTGCCCGACAGTTCTTGTATATGCGGAAGTTTCATAGTTCCATCACAGAAATCATGCAATATGTTGCTGACACAACTTGATCATTCAAATTGTAGCCTCAATTGATACAACAAATGGGAGATATACCGCGAAGCAACTTTCagtttgactttgattttgagAGGAAAGTTCTAGCTGAATTAGAGAAGGAAAGCCCTGATTGGAGCAGGCTTGGGCTAGAAAATCTTCCATCGAGGAGTTCAGAGGCACCGCCTCCATCAGTATGTTGCTCATTCCAGTAGTCCGCTCCTCTTTTCAGCTTCATTGACTATCAATTTGGTTGTATTCCATTAAATGCTCAGAGGGGTGCATGTTTAGGGTGACATCGCCTTctatataattgatttttgtagCCTTTACAGTAAGAATTAAATGATTAGGGGTAAAATTAGTCTTCTTTGCAAAATAAGATAAACAATTTGTGACTTTGTGCCACAAGATCAAGAGTTGCATGTCCATTCACAAAGTTGTGCCACTCTGTCATGATAGTTCATAACAAGTTATCTGTAGCATGGAGAAGTGAGAGGTTGTTGAGTCTATTGAACCTAAAATCCCCATAAATACACCATGTTTAGGCTCCCATTGTCtgattttgtccttttctttactttcaATTTCCCCATAGCTGCTGCTGGCTGTGaccaaaataattcatatttggTTCCTAATTCCAGTCCTGTCTGCAGGTTTAGAATTTTGATTAGCCTTATAGGTGAAATTACTCTCCATACCTGTTGCCAGTACCATGTGATACTTTGTTATCCATGTAAATAAGTTAATACAATGGATGTAACATAAAAAGTGTCATCTAGCAgtcattattttttaacttaAGATCAATTAGAAATGATGTGGACGTGCTTGTCTGTACAGGGTCCTGCAGGAGATCCCATAATCAACAAGTACATCTCATCTGGATTAAGCCGAGAAGCTGTTCCTCTTGCAGTGGCAAACTACGGGGATAATCCAACCAAGGTATGTCTGAGCTTTTATTTGCGTTAATTGACCCTCACGAACTTCTTACCGTAGTATCCATTTAGAAGcatctccttcttttctttattatgtgCACGTCCTTGATTCTCTAGAGCACACCAGTATGTTTCCACCAGTGAGTGCAATCCCATCTTACCGCTTTTTATTTTTGCCGTTTCCTGTTGAACACTTTGTAATGAAGGAGTGACCAAGTATTAGATGAATTTAGACCTTCCAGAATCTGAAGCATTGGTAGCATGGCCTTGCTCTCCAGGCTAAATGCAGTCTAGTTTGATTGTAGCAGGTGTCGGTGGTCATTATTGTTAAAATTTaagtaattaaggaataatCTGTAGTCATCCTCTCCTTGCATTGGCAAAAGGGTTGTGTTTACTGTAAACTTGATTGGGACTGCATGGTCAGGTTCCTTGCGTTCCACTTTTTCCTTACAAATTCAACAGTCTGTGGCAGTCAATGATCGGTAATTTGGGCAATAGTCTGTACCCTCTCCTTGCATTGGCAAAAGGGGATGTCTTTACCATGAACTTGATTGGGACTGCATGGCCAGATTCCTCGTGCATTCAAGTTCTTTCTTACAAATTCAACGGCTCATGGCAGTCAATGACTGATCCTTCCTGTAAGAAAAAACTACAAAACAATTGGATTTGGTTTAAATGAAACTAGGGGACCACGTGTGGTGTTTTAACATCTCCGCACATGCCCATGTCCACCTGGGGAATATCTTATGTTGGTTGACGAGTAACTGCATTGAATATCTTGAGCACATAGCGACGATCACATTTTTTCCCGGCACAATCCACTGTGTACTGCTGTCTGTTTGCCATTCAAGGGGATGCTTGTTTCTCAAGTATAGGGCGATGGTGTGCTTTTCTACTGGCCTTTAAATGGAACCTCTCtcctttttcagtttggaatGAACCGTCTCTTGTTTCTCTTAACCAGGTTAGGGAATTTGTCAATGGTTATACTCGCCTGCGCGAGATGGGATTTTCTTCAAGCAGTATTGCCGAGGCCTTGGTCAAGAACAACAACAATATGGATGAAGCATTGGCTTACTTTCTAAATAGTTCATCATGAGTACTCGATAGTTGGATGTCTTCACGTAATATAAAATCTGTAATTGTGGGGACACGCTTCTCCGGAAATAGTTGTGTGACTTTTGTTTGGCTTCTAGTTGGTTCATGTAAATACTGTTTAATACATAGAGGACGACAGACAATTTTTTTCTGTGGCGAATGGTGACGTGATATTTCTTCCAGGATCCAAAGCAAGTTACTTTGACGACTTCGTAATTTACTTGAAAATTACTAAGCTTTCTAAAGTAGATGAGATTGGATGAGTAGTCTTTGATCTTATCGTTTGGTCAAATGCATCGAATGCTAGATTGAATTGAagataataacataaaaaaaccGAATTGCAAAAGTTCTCGCACATCATTTTCTGAACTTTTACGTTTCTGGAAATTTTTTGGCGCGCCACTAGCATGTACGGACACGACTCCATATACACAGCAAGAGGACGTACTTTACAGTTTGATGTAACATTTGGGCCCAAAGAGTAAAAATTAAAGAACCTAGCGTTGGGCCAGCGACTAGAGGCTGAACTCAGCCCCTCCTCAGCCCAAATATACTTCACAAGGTTTTCTTCTCCTCCCTGTTTCCGAAGCCTTCAGCGATTCAAGAGGGGAGAGGGGGGAAATATAGCATGGATAAATCGAGAGAGAAATCACAATGGTTGGTTGGAAAAGGTCGATTGATGTCGGATTTGCGCTTGATTGGTAAGTGCTTTTCCCTCTTGCTAGTTAGTTTTTGTTTTAGGAGTCAAAATCGTTGCCCTCGCTATGTTTGCTTTGCTAGTGATGCTCCGGTCGAGATTGAGCTGATCAATGGTGATTATTAGTCCCTCACATTTCTCGGAACTAGTAGGATTTTACAGATTGCGATTTGTACCTCGTGTTTGAgagag harbors:
- the LOC104447849 gene encoding uncharacterized protein LOC104447849 isoform X1, whose protein sequence is MYPRIGSHHGNPAVTAGRASSFHHAAPPASGAAGLGIRVAVKPEYRITPPPQLIQQMGDIPRSNFQFDFDFERKVLAELEKESPDWSRLGLENLPSRSSEAPPPSGPAGDPIINKYISSGLSREAVPLAVANYGDNPTKVREFVNGYTRLREMGFSSSSIAEALVKNNNNMDEALAYFLNSSS
- the LOC104447849 gene encoding uncharacterized protein LOC104447849 isoform X2, with amino-acid sequence MYPRIGSHHGNPAVTAGRASSFHHAAPPASGAGLGIRVAVKPEYRITPPPQLIQQMGDIPRSNFQFDFDFERKVLAELEKESPDWSRLGLENLPSRSSEAPPPSGPAGDPIINKYISSGLSREAVPLAVANYGDNPTKVREFVNGYTRLREMGFSSSSIAEALVKNNNNMDEALAYFLNSSS